ATTGAAAATGGTACATAAGTGATCAATTCATTTCAATTGTTGTCTGTGATTTAGCtgttattttgtggaatggaCCTAACGTTTAAACACAATGATATTAACTCATACACACGCAGGTGACCGAGCGGGACCCAGTTCTAGAGGTGGAGGGAGACTTCGAGGTATTCGTGCTCGGCGACATGTACCATACTCGGCTCGCCACAACCGACCACGGGGAGCGAAAATCTCCTCATATCATAGCCCTGAGGAGGGTAATCAATCATCATCGGATGACTCGACACAGCCCCCAAGTCCCCCACCAGCAAATATACTAATTCCCACACCTGCGCCTATTCGAGAACCCTTACAAGTGCGGGAACAATCGCCTCCTAGAGAAGAATCGAGAATGGAAGAAAGCAGTATACCAGAAACTGGTGATGGTTTTTTCAATATGAATGCGTTGACCCTTCCATATGTGCTTGTAAGTGTAAAGATACTTTTTTTGATTACATACACTAATCTAGTTCATATTTTGCTGCGCAGTTGCGGACGCCCCCACGGGGCCCGAACTAACGCAGCAACAGAGAAGAAGATATCGTGGGCCCGCTAGATGCATAGAGTTTGAGAAGGTGAGGAAGTACGGTAAAGTGCCCTTAAAGATAAACGATGGTGAGACAGCCCCGTGTTGTGAACACGCTTCTATGTTCACAACACGAGTATCATGGATTGTTAAGCAATTTTGTGACATGAGTCATGCGCGATGGACTGATGTCCCGGCTGCCATGAAAGAGGAGCTCATTGACCGCGTTCGGGTAAGTTATCGGGTCTCATAATTTGCTATTATGAATACTGGAGTGGTTTATGTCGTATTACATAAACATTAATACTAGTTCGCTATGTCTTGTAGTCTGACTTCGTGCTCGACTGGGAACGTGAAAACCACCGATTGACGGTGACAAAGGCACTTCGTAAGCGCTTCAACAGCTTCCATCACgacttgcacaagatttacGAATCCTTTGGAAGCCATGAAGAGGCGTTAGCTCATGGGACAAGCTTAGTGGACCCCCTTGTATGGGTCAAGTTGTGTGGTAGGTGGGGCAGTGACGCCTTCAAGGTATATATGCTATTTCTCATATTAAACCATAAATCCTTCCATTAAATATGTAAACTATATTGTTGTGGCAAATCCGGTTGTTTAAGTAAGCTAACATGACTTATGTGCATGGCAGAAAATTTCAAGTCAAAATCGGGAGAACCGAAAGAAGCAGGCAATTAATCACACATCGGGACGTAAATCATTCGTCCGAATACTTGAGCAAAAGGTATGAGGATTCCTCCCAGTCCTCATTTAAGTATCTATTAAGTATTAAATGATATTGTCCTCAACATGCACACATTATTTTAGTGCTTTGTGATTGGGTGATATGATTACCTGAGCTCAAAAAGTGTGTTTTGTGATTGTGGT
This sequence is a window from Carya illinoinensis cultivar Pawnee chromosome 9, C.illinoinensisPawnee_v1, whole genome shotgun sequence. Protein-coding genes within it:
- the LOC122275612 gene encoding uncharacterized protein LOC122275612, yielding MQSHLQVGGMRSTITPQGDRAGPSSRGGGRLRGIRARRHVPYSARHNRPRGAKISSYHSPEEGNQSSSDDSTQPPSPPPANILIPTPAPIREPLQVREQSPPREESRMEESSIPETVADAPTGPELTQQQRRRYRGPARCIEFEKVRKYGKVPLKINDGETAPCCEHASMFTTRVSWIVKQFCDMSHARWTDVPAAMKEELIDRVRSDFVLDWERENHRLTVTKALRKRFNSFHHDLHKIYESFGSHEEALAHGTSLVDPLVWVKLCGRWGSDAFKKISSQNRENRKKQAINHTSGRKSFVRILEQKRAENGNLVDFYKETRWSKKKNKFVTDATEDAYKEMQGRLDGLEPEQRCDEAAASVFREVLGHRPGYARGLGEMVIPESSRQRDQVKMQCYLSEIERHKKDAEQHKKNADDYKSQLEEMRSEMRALREHQFATDRLLQSFFKDHPSFTESYRQTQCNEPSDP